The following nucleotide sequence is from Anopheles stephensi strain Indian chromosome 3, UCI_ANSTEP_V1.0, whole genome shotgun sequence.
GCTTGGATTCTGGTCGATCTTCTTCAGCGTGATCAATCAGGGTGCCTCCATCTACGCTAACATTTGGCTTACCGATTGGTCTGAGGATCCCGAAGCGGCAACGGATAACTCGGTGCGGGATATGTATCTCGGTGTGTACGGTGGCTTGGGAGGAGCTCAATCGATTGCCCTTCTGATTGCCTCCATTACACTTGCCCTGGGCTGTGTGCGTGCGGCCCGCGAACTTCACAACAATCTGCTCGAAAGCTCAATGCGAATGCCGATGTCTTTCTTCGACACGACACCGCTGGGCCGTATCATGAACCGTTTCTCGAAAGATGTGGATGTGGTGGACAACATCTTGCCACAGTCTATTCGTGCCTGGTTGCTTATGTTCTTCAACGTGGTCGGTGTGTTTGTCGTGATCGGCATCTCTACGCCCATTTTCTTGGCAGTCGTACCAGCGTTCCTTGTGATTTACTATCTGATCCAGAAGTTCTACATTGCTACCTCGCGCCAGCTAAAGCGTCTCGAGTCCGTCACCAGAAGTCCGATCTACTCACACTTCGGCGAGAGTATCACCGGCCAGAGCACAATCCGCGCGTACGGACAGCAGGATCGATTCATGAACGAATCAGAGCAGCGTGTGGACTACAATCAACTGACGTCTTACCCGAGTATCATCGCTAATCGTTGGCTGGCGGTACGACTTGAACTGGTCGGAGCGCTGGTCGTTTTCTTTGCCGCATTGTTCGCCATGGTTGCCCGCGATGATATCGGCCAGGCAACGGTTGGACTGTCGATTAGTTATGCGCTGCAGATATCGGCAACGCTCAGTTTCCTCGTGCGTATGACGGCTGAAGTGGAAACGAACATTGTCGCTATCGAACGTTTGGAGGAGTACACCATTCTTCCACGTGAAGCCGAGTGGCAAAAGGGTACAGTGGACAAGACATGGCCTGCAGAAGGAAAGGTCGAGTTCAAGGACTATCAGATCCGCTACCGCGAGGGTCTTGATTTGGTCATTCGAGGTATCTCGCTCAATGTACGAGGAGGAGAGAAGATCGGTATCGTGGGACGTACTGGAGCAGGAAAGTCCAGCTTGACACTTGGTCTCTTCAGGTATGTACATCACAAGATTTTAACGTCGAAGAAATAGTTGCTAACTATGGGCTTTTGTTTAATCTTTCCAGAATTGTTGAAGCGGCCGGTGGACAAATCATCATCGACGGACACGATATCTCTCAAATGGGACTTCACCAGTTGCGTGGTCGGTTGACCATCATCCCACAAGATCCAGTTCTGTTCTCCGGAACACTGCGAGCTAATGTGGATCCCTTCAAAAGCTATAGTGACGATCTGGTGTGGAAGGCTCTTGAGCTGTCCCATCTGAAGACGTTCGTGAAGGGATTGGCTGCTGGACTTGATCACGAGATCGCCGAGAACGGCGAGAACCTGTCGGTAGGTCAAAGACAGCTGATCTGTTTGGCGCGTGCTGTGCTGCGAAAGACGAAGGTGTTGATTTTGGATGAGGCTACGGCGGCCGTAGATCTGGAGACGGATGACTTGATTCAGGTAAGGATGGACTTGACCATCAGCTCTTGGACAAATTGTAACTAAATCTTTTTTCTCGCATCCACACAGAAAACAATCCGTACGGAGTTCGCCGACTGTACGATCCTCACCATCGCCCATCGACTGAACACGATCCTCGACTCGGACCGTGTGCTGGTGCTCGACAAGGGTCTGGTAGCGGAGTGTGACTCGCCCCAGAGCCTGCTAGCGAACCGTGACTCCATCTTCTTCGGTATGGCGAAGAACGCCGGTATTGTAAGCTAGGATCACTGCCAGACCGCATCGATGCCTGGTGAATCTCGAATCGATATCGACTCGTCTCGAAAGGGTCTTTGGCACACATTAGATCAGAGAACGTCGAAAGATAGTACAGCTTCGTCACAAGTCAGAACAGGGAAGCGATCAGTTCACCGCGATTGTTGAGCTGAAGGTAGAAGGGGCAACGGAAGCCACAGCCACATGGCCACTGCCGGTGAGGAGATGGAGATGGCAATATTTATTTCACACAAAACTATAATGatattgaataaataaaacgaaattATCAAACAACATAGTAGCATCGTTTCAATCGCTAACGCCTAGATGACGATAAAATGTATACAGAGCATGACAAATATTGAAGCGACCTGAAGATAACACgtgttgcaattttttttctcgctccccGGTCGTGCCACTGATAAGATAGCGTTTAATGGTCCGTGTGAACAAAATCTGTACAAGATCGGTGTGATGAAGTTGACGTGCTTGAGTTTAAAAAATGCGCGACTCATGGCAGCATATGAATGAAACATCTGTTCGAAGGGGTTTGCAAGCGAAGACAGGTCGAGTCGCGATGATTGAATAGGCTTTCCATGTGATTGTGTGATGTAATGCGGCAAAGAAGTTACTCGGTGGTCGTTCTTGGTGAATTAACCCTTTAAGAGGAATCTCGTGCACGAGCGTGTAAAATCCCGTGTTTTTGTAAGATGCATTCGGTAATCTtatcacaacaaaaacacaaccccgGGCAAATATATACACAACCCTGGCACACGCCAACCATGCAAAGGGATGGAGGAACGCGTGTTCACCGGCGTCCTGCCAGCGAACTGGCCCAAACCGATTGCCGTGCCGCTGCCGAACTGGGGCAGGTCTTGGGCCTTATCAGACGCACGCCGCTAGAGCTTTGGTCATGCAAAGCAATGTGGAGAAgtgaagcgaaaagaaaaaaaaaaccctggaaGCAACAATTCGTACTCACAATCACAATCAGCTTGTTGTTGTGTCACTCAGCGCCTTGAAGAGAGTTTTGAAGTGTGTCCGGAGTATAAAATGGGGCTGCGAGTGGGCAGCAATCTTTTAGTAGTGCAGTGGTAGCTGAGCCGTGCGAATAGGTCCACCATGACCTTCGAGGACTTCTGCGGTGGTCCGTTCTGGGACGAGGAGTTCGTGTGGGATATTGACAATCCGAACCTGACGTTCTGCTTCCAGCGTGTCATCCTCCAGTGGGTACCGTGTGCGTTTTTGTTCGTGTTCTCCATCTACGACATCTTGAAGATTACCGAGAGTCGGTACCGTGACATACCATGGAACTGGTACAACCTCTCGAAGATGCTAGTGATATTCCTGCTGATGTGCATGTCCTGGATCGATCTGGGCATGGTGTTGGGCTACCAGGATGAGCAGGGCTTGTAAGTTGTGCAGATCCTGACGGCCGTGTTCAATGCGTTGGCTTATGTGAGTGTGAGAAATAGAGGAGTGCGATAGTGTGATGCGTGACGAGTGGAAGTAATgctgtgtgtatttgtttgttcgttcgttcgtttcccTTAGATGGATTTGCTTGTGTTGCTGTTCTTCATGCGAAAGTATGGAGTTCGTACGTCGGGCacgatgtttgtgttttggttcCTGCGCATGTTCTTCGGCATCATTCAGCTCCGCACGGAGGTGATGGAGAACGATAAGCGACCGAACGCGATCGGATCTGGTGACAGGGTTGACTTTTGGGAGTATCAATACGTCAGCTACATCATCCAGTACTCGTTCATCTGTTTGATGCTTGTGCTGGAACTGTTCCCGGACAAAGCACCCAGATTCAGTGACTATCCGAAGGCGAAGAACCCCAACCCAGAGCTCAGCTCGAGCTTCTTCTCCAAACTGCTGTTTCTCCACTTTGATTCCTTCGCATGGAAAGGATTTCGAAATCCTCTCACGATGGACGAGATGTACGACATCAACCCGCAGGATTCAGCACGCGAGCTAGTCCCACCGTTCGACAAGTACTGGAAGCAAAGTGTGGAGAAAGGTCGCAAACAGCAGATGGCTACCGACCGGAAGGCGGGTAAGGTAGACATTCAGTACAAACCACACTCACCCTCGAACGGATCCGTCCTGTACACGATAATTCGTGCATACGGGGGTCCGTTTTGGTTCGCCGGAATGCTACAGCTGGCGATATCGGGGCTCCAGTTCGCCTCCCCTTATCTCATGCAGTAAGTACCGAACAACCCGTTCGTGTGGATCCAACTGTCTGCCCGTTATCTTATCGATCggtttttcgatttttataGAGCGCTGATGGGAGTTATCGCACTGGATGAACCGCTGTGGAAGGGCCTTTTGTTGACTTTTGGATTATTTGGCGCATCCCTGCTACTGGGGCTGTTCAATGGGCAGTATCTTTACTATTGCTTTTTGAGCGGTTTTCGTATCCGTACCGGGCTTATCAGTGCCATCTACCGGAAGGCGTTGCGAATTTCGAGCGCGGCCAAGAAGGACACCACCGTCGGGGAGATCGTGAACCTGATGGCTGTCGATGCGCAGAAGTTCTTCGAGTTGACGTCCTACCTCCATATCCTATGGTCGGCCCTTTTAATCAttgggttgtgtgtgtttttgctgtacGATATTCTTGGAGCGGCCGTATTTGCTGGGCTGGGTGTGATGATTCTGATCACTCCTGTGTCGGGTGTGGTAGCCGCAAAGCTAAAAACCCACCAGGTGGCTCAGATGAAGCTGAAAGACGAGCGTGTGAAGAAGATGAACGAAATTCTCGGCGGTATCAAGGTGCTGAAGCTGTACGCGTGGGAACCAAGCTTCCAGGACTCGATCCTAACAGTTCGCGATGAAGAAGTTGGTATCCTGAAACGGATGGCATACTATGGAGCGGGAATATTTTTCACCTTCACTATTGCACCGTTCCTGACCACGCTTGTGTCATTCGCCGTGTACGTGTTGATGGACGAAGAGAACGTGCTTGATCCTCAGACTGCGTTCGTGTCGCTGGCTCTGTTCAACATCATGCGGTTTCCGCTGGGAATGTTCCCAATGGTGGTGACGTTTGCCATGCAGGCCTGGGTCTCCATCAAGCGTATCGATAAGTTCCTCAACAGTGCCGAGCTGGACCCAGACAATGTGACGCACAACAAGAGCGACGAAGCTCTCACGATCAAGGATGGAACGTTTTCCTGGGGAGATGAGACACCGACGCTGAAAAACATCAACCTCTCGCTCAAGAAGGGACAGCTATCGGCGATCGTTGGAACGGTCGGTACGGGTAAGAGTTCGCTGATCTCAGCTCTTCTTGGAGAGATGGAGAAGGTTAGTGGTGTGGTGAACACGGACGGTTCCATCGCTTACGTCCCACAACAAGCCTGGATTCAGAATGCGACGCTGCGTGATAACATCCTGTTCGGAAGACCGTTCGACCCGGCAAAGTACGATAAAGTGATCGAGTGTTGTGCGTTGAAGCCAGATCTTGAGATGCTTCCCGGTGGTGATACGACGGAGATCGGTGAGAAGGGTATCAACCTTTCCGGGGGACAGAAGCAGCGTGTTGCATTGGCTCGTGCAGTGTATGCGGACTCTGAGATCTACCTCTTTGATGATCCTCTGAGCGCCGTGGACGCTCACGTAGGCAAGCACATCTTCGAGAAGGTGATTGGACCGTCGGGAATGCTTGTGGGCAAGTCACGCCTTTTAGTAACTCACGGCATATCGTTCCTCCCGTTTGTGGAGAACATACTCGTGTTGAAGGATGGAGAGATCTCAGAGAGCGGAACTTATCAGTAAGTATCGATTGTAGTCGATCGCTTTCAAGTATTCtgataaaattattatctCTTCGCAGACAACTGATAGACCAGAAGGGTGCATTCGCCGAGTTCCTAAGCCAACACATACAGGAGCTTGACGATGAAGACGAAGGTAAGCTTGTCAGTGGGTACTACTAGAGGATTCTCTAACGCTAACGTCTTCATTTGCTCTTACAGAAATATCGTTAATCCAAGAAACGCTCAAGGACGATGCTGGAGCGCACGTGATCCAACGAGCCCTTTCAGTACGCTCCAACCGATCGAGCGAGGGCAATGGAAGTGTACATAAAAAAGCGATCAGTCGTCAAGTGTCCAAACAAAGTATTCATGACAAATCAGCCACCATCATTCCAAAGAAGGCGAACCTGATCGGTGTTGAGGAATCTGCGACGGGAGCTGTCACTTGGTTGGTGTACAAAAAGTACATCAAATCGATCGGCTTCCAGTTTGGCTTTGGATCCGTACTGTTTACTGCGATCAACCAAGGCAGCGGTATCTTCTCGAACTTGTGGCTCACCGATTGGTCTGAAGATCCCAAAGCTGCAACGGATACCTCGGTTCGCGATATGTATCTCGGTGTGTACGGTGCAACGGGAGGAGCACAATCGATTGCCCTCTTCCTGGCCGCACTACTAATCTCACTGGGCTGTCTGAAGGCGGCCAAAGAGTCCCACGATAAGCTGCTGGAGAGCTCTCTCCGAATGCCGATGTCTTTCTTCGACACGACGCCGCTGGGGCGAATAATCAATCGTTTCTCGAAAGACGTCGATGTGGTGGACAATGTGCTGCCGGTGACGATCCGTGCCTGGCTGCTATTTCTGTTCAATGTGCTCGGTGTGTTCATCGTGATCGGTATCTCTACGCCGATCTTCCTCGCGATTGTACCACCGCTGATGGTGATCTATTACTTCGTGCAGCGGTTCTACATTGATACCTCTCGTCAGCTGAAGCGTCTCGAGTCCGTCACCAGAAGTCCGATCTACTCACACTTCGGCGAGAGTATCGGTGGACAGTCAACTATCCGAGCTTATGGACAGCAGGAACGCTTTACCCACGAATCGGAACGACGGGTGGACTACAATCAGCTTGTGTCATATCCAACAATTGTAGCTAATCGTTGGCTCAGTGTACGGTTGGAGTTAATTGGGAGCTGCGTAGTCTTGTTTGCGGCTCTGTTCGTCATCCTAGCCCGGGATACGATCGGTCAGGCAATGGTGGGAGTTTCTATCAGTTACGCTCTTCAAATATCCCATAATCTCAGCTTCCTCGTGCGAATGACGGCTGAGGTGGAGACAAACATCGTAGCTGTGGAGAGGTTAGAGGAGTACACCGAGCTTCCGCGGGAAGCTGAATGGCAGAAGGGTACAGTGGATAAGGCGTGGCCCGCAGAAGGAAAGGTCGAGTTCAAGGACTATCAGATCCGCTACCGCGAGGGTCTTGATCTGGTGATTCGAGGCATTTCGCTCAATGTACGAGGAGGAGAGAAGATCGGTATCGTGGGACGTACTGGAGCAGGAAAGTCCAGCCTGACGCTTGGTCTCTTCAGGTATGTAGTAAAGAAAAGAATCCGAGCCTTATTCCTGGTAATATCTGCCGGTGTCTTCCAGAATTGTTGAAGCGGCCGGTGGACAAATCATCATCGACGGACACGATATCTCTCAAATGGGACTTCACCAGTTGCGTGGTCGGTTGACCATCATCCCACAAGATCCAGTTCTGTTCTCCGGAACACTGCGAGCTAATGTGGATCCCTTTAAAAGCTATAGTGATGATCAGGTGTGGAAGGCTCTTGAGCTGTCCCATCTGAAGGTATTTGTAAAGGGATTGGCTGCTGGACTTGAACATCCAATTTCCGAAAATGGAGAGAACCTGTCGGTAGGCCAAAGACAGCTGATCTGTTTGGCGCGTGCTGTGCTGCGAAAGACGAAGGTGTTGATTTTGGATGAGGCTACGGCGGCCGTAGATCTGGAGACGGATGACTTGATTCAGGTAAGGATGGACTTGACCATCAGCTCTTGGACAAATTGTAACTAAATCTTTTTTCTCGCATCCTCACAGAAAACAATCCGTACGGAGTTCGCCGACTGTACGATCCTCACCATCGCCCATCGACTGAACACGATCCTCGACTCGGACCGTGTGCTGGTGCTCGACAAAGGTCTGGTAGCCGAGTGTGACTCGCCCCAGAGCCTGCTAGCGAACCGAGACTCCATCTTCTTCGGTATGGCAAAGAACGCCGGTATCGTTACCTGAAATACTTAGTAGCATTACTAAATGGTATTATAGAGGTTACTTAGGCACACCTAGTTTTGAcaataaaattgtgtaaaatgtaAGAACTCTTAGGGGTTATTGCTGCGCTCTTGCTGTTATCCGAAATCAGTGCAAGATCTCTCAGTTCCTCTTCATCAGTAGGTTATAACCGCTTGATGTAACAGGGTGTGAATATCAGCAGTCTAATTTTAGTATCTTAGCAATCAGTGTTTGAATGATTGCTTGTCACTGTTGACAGGTTCCCGTGCTACTACAAGCGGAAAGTATGTGTGACACATAAATCGCATAGCCTTGCACGGTGCCCAAAATTCCCGGGACAATGACTCTTTGAATGCTTACCCTCAATCAGAACCCCCACGTTCTCTGATAAGTAACGCTCATTCAGGGGCCTTAATATGGATAACAAGAAATGACGCAATCAATCGGCCCGGTTGGCATTGTTTTTGAGCAGCGCCAAGGATGTTCGCTTAATGATGTTATCGCATCCCCATTAACCACAAATTTGCAAATCATTATTGAAGTATCGAGCTAGATAGTTCAATAAACACTATTCCTCGGTGTGCGATACGACATGCGGTCATTTAACGATTACAGGCGACAGGCCAGCAGATAAGTCGAGCCCTTCTGTTTGCTGGTGGGTCATGTGATAAGCACCCGCGATGGAGTCACGTTTTCGACGCACTCTTGGGCTCGGTTGCCTCCAACCGAGCGTAGAACATTGTGCTGCAAACTTCTGGTTTACAAATATCCAATTATAGTTGCCCGGTGGACGCGTGTACTCGCGGAGCAGCTATCAGAGGGCCGGCTATCGTACAAGTACACGCGCGATAGCTCTATAAGGCACTCCGCAATCGGCTGTAGCGGTGTGGAAGAAGCGTTTAAAGGTATTCCCGATAACGGTGCATGGATCGGCTTCTTCGGCGAGCAGGATCGGGATGCCTGATTGTCCCCGCAACAATtatcaacaccatcatcagcatcatcggcGCGCGTTCATCTCGTGATAGACGCTCGAGTATCTCATCGTGACACAGCGAAACAGTGCCCGGGCGCTTATCGGATTCCCTTCTAGGGAAGATGAATTATTGCAAGGTAACATCTATTCGCCAATCAATAGTATTCATCGCCCGATGACTCGACATGGTATAGCGCTGCCTGTGCTATCGCTTTGCAATTGTACGCACGGCGACGACGATGTAGCCGACGGCCAGTATCGGGACAATAAAACTGAACGATAAGGGGGTACCGCGGTGCTCCAATCCGAATGGGTGTATAAAACGGTACCGATTACCGGGTGGAGGGTTTCAGTCTCGACGTAACAGTGCTCTTGTACGGTCGAGAATAGTGTGCTGATATCGCGTGTTCGTCAGGTCCACGATGACCTTCGAGGACTTCTGCGGTGGTCCGTTCTGGGACGAGGAGTTCGTGTGGGATATTGACAATCCGAACCTGACGTTCTGCTTCCAGCGCGTCATCCTCCAGTGGGTACCGTGTGCGTTTTTGTTCGTGTTCTCCATCTACGACATCTTGAAGATTACCGGGAGTCGGTACCGTGACATACCATGGAACTGGTACAACCTCTCGAAGATGCTAGTGATATTCCTGCTCATGTGCATGTCCTGGATCGATCTGGGCATGGTGTTGGGCTACCAGGATGAGCAGGGCTTGTACGATGTGCAGATTCTGACGGCCGTGTTCAATGCGTTGGCTTATGTGAGTGTGAGAAATAGAGGAGTGCGATAGTGTGATGCGTGACGAGTGGAAGTAATgctgtgtgtatttgtttgttcgttcgttcgtttcccTTAGATGGATTTGCTTGTGTTGCTGTTCTTCATGCGAAAGTATGGAGTTCGTACGTCGGGCacgatgtttgtgttttggt
It contains:
- the LOC118512628 gene encoding multidrug resistance-associated protein 1-like; translated protein: MTFEDFCGGPFWDEEFVWDIDNPNLTFCFQRVILQWVPCAFLFVFSIYDILKITESRYRDIPWNWYNLSKMLVIFLLMCMSWIDLGMVLGYQDEQGL
- the LOC118512627 gene encoding multidrug resistance-associated protein 1-like, with protein sequence MDLLVLLFFMRKYGVRTSGTMFVFWFLRMFFGIIQLRTEVMENDKRPNAIGSGDRVDFWEYQYVSYIIQYSFICLMLVLELFPDKAPRFSDYPKAKNPNPELSSSFFSKLLFLHFDSFAWKGFRNPLTMDEMYDINPQDSARELVPPFDKYWKQSVEKGRKQQMATDRKAGKVDIQYKPHSPSNGSVLYTIIRAYGGPFWFAGMLQLAISGLQFASPYLMQALMGVIALDEPLWKGLLLTFGLFGASLLLGLFNGQYLYYCFLSGFRIRTGLISAIYRKALRISSAAKKDTTVGEIVNLMAVDAQKFFELTSYLHILWSALLIIGLCVFLLYDILGAAVFAGLGVMILITPVSGVVAAKLKTHQVAQMKLKDERVKKMNEILGGIKVLKLYAWEPSFQDSILTVRDEEVGILKRMAYYGAGIFFTFTIAPFLTTLVSFAVYVLMDEENVLDPQTAFVSLALFNIMRFPLGMFPMVVTFAMQAWVSIKRIDKFLNSAELDPDNVTHNKSDEALTIKDGTFSWGDETPTLKNINLSLKKGQLSAIVGTVGTGKSSLISALLGEMEKVSGVVNTDGSIAYVPQQAWIQNATLRDNILFGRPFDPAKYDKVIECCALKPDLEMLPGGDTTEIGEKGINLSGGQKQRVALARAVYADSEIYLFDDPLSAVDAHVGKHIFEKVIGPSGMLVGKSRLLVTHGISFLPFVENILVLKDGEISESGTYQQLIDQKGAFAEFLSQHIQELDDEDEEISLIQETLKDDAGAHVIQRALSVRSNRSSEGNGSVHKKAISRQVSKQSIHDKSATIIPKKANLIGVEESATGAVTWLVYKKYIKSIGFQFGFGSVLFTAINQGSGIFSNLWLTDWSEDPKAATDTSVRDMYLGVYGATGGAQSIALFLAALLISLGCLKAAKESHDKLLESSLRMPMSFFDTTPLGRIINRFSKDVDVVDNVLPVTIRAWLLFLFNVLGVFIVIGISTPIFLAIVPPLMVIYYFVQRFYIDTSRQLKRLESVTRSPIYSHFGESIGGQSTIRAYGQQERFTHESERRVDYNQLVSYPTIVANRWLSVRLELIGSCVVLFAALFVILARDTIGQAMVGVSISYALQISHNLSFLVRMTAEVETNIVAVERLEEYTELPREAEWQKGTVDKAWPAEGKVEFKDYQIRYREGLDLVIRGISLNVRGGEKIGIVGRTGAGKSSLTLGLFRIVEAAGGQIIIDGHDISQMGLHQLRGRLTIIPQDPVLFSGTLRANVDPFKSYSDDQVWKALELSHLKVFVKGLAAGLEHPISENGENLSVGQRQLICLARAVLRKTKVLILDEATAAVDLETDDLIQKTIRTEFADCTILTIAHRLNTILDSDRVLVLDKGLVAECDSPQSLLANRDSIFFGMAKNAGIVT